From a region of the candidate division KSB1 bacterium genome:
- a CDS encoding alkaline phosphatase D family protein, producing MPRILIFIMTVSSCFVLHHDAAGIDRNDAVYFATGYKIGEVTSNSAVVWARLTASPERNWHGIVPNPHESPTRVMQDVPNIPVRLWEGSAAGADGEVRIIYSTSPDLKGAKMSAWRRVDPNADFTYQFKLDQLEPNMRYYLQLEGRTRANGPITKSAPGSFRTAPGPDDIQTIWFAVSSCQMYYHREHRDGFTIYPSMMRCFKSLPDFMVRIGDAVYYDRDNPRAKNVELCRLHWQRMYSLPFLKEFHYNVPCYWMKDDHDTFFDDCWRTYEAPWIEPLTFEDGERVFREQTPASPSGEWYRTVRWGKNLQIWLLEGRSYRSPNEMPDGPEKTIWGTEQKSWLKRTLLESNATFKVVLSPSAIVGPDNPDQEDNHSDDAFFHEGNEFRQWTKENHLDHLYIINGDRHWQYMSTDPKSGLREFSCGPSSDMHAVQGPGYNIKYHSFYRPKGGFISVTVSEGEQKVLARPQRIVFEASVPTINIRFHDVDGNILYEYRDTALPNR from the coding sequence ATGCCGAGAATTTTGATCTTTATAATGACAGTGAGTTCCTGTTTCGTACTGCACCACGACGCCGCAGGAATTGATCGTAATGATGCTGTCTATTTTGCTACCGGATACAAGATTGGTGAAGTCACCTCAAATTCTGCCGTCGTATGGGCGCGCTTAACAGCCAGCCCTGAACGAAATTGGCATGGAATTGTCCCCAATCCCCACGAAAGTCCAACTCGAGTGATGCAGGATGTGCCCAATATCCCTGTGCGCCTTTGGGAAGGATCAGCCGCGGGCGCAGACGGAGAGGTTCGAATTATTTATTCAACTTCTCCTGATTTGAAGGGGGCTAAAATGAGCGCATGGAGAAGAGTAGATCCCAATGCAGACTTTACATATCAATTCAAATTAGATCAACTCGAACCCAATATGCGGTATTATTTGCAGCTTGAAGGACGCACCAGGGCAAATGGACCGATAACCAAGAGCGCTCCAGGTTCGTTTCGAACTGCCCCGGGTCCCGATGATATCCAAACAATCTGGTTTGCTGTTAGTTCATGCCAGATGTACTACCATCGGGAGCATCGTGACGGATTCACTATTTACCCGTCGATGATGCGGTGCTTTAAATCACTCCCCGATTTTATGGTGCGCATCGGTGATGCAGTGTACTACGATCGTGACAATCCGCGAGCTAAAAATGTGGAACTCTGTCGACTCCACTGGCAACGGATGTATTCCTTACCCTTTCTGAAAGAATTTCATTACAACGTTCCTTGTTACTGGATGAAGGATGATCATGATACGTTTTTCGATGATTGCTGGCGCACCTATGAAGCGCCCTGGATAGAACCGCTGACGTTCGAGGACGGTGAGCGTGTTTTCAGGGAACAAACTCCAGCATCTCCTAGTGGCGAATGGTATCGCACCGTACGTTGGGGAAAGAATCTTCAAATTTGGCTGTTAGAAGGCCGCTCTTACCGATCCCCCAACGAGATGCCAGACGGACCCGAAAAGACCATCTGGGGAACTGAACAAAAGTCATGGCTCAAGCGAACATTACTGGAGAGCAACGCTACGTTCAAGGTCGTTTTAAGCCCCTCGGCCATTGTCGGGCCAGACAATCCTGATCAGGAGGACAACCATTCGGACGATGCTTTTTTTCACGAGGGCAATGAATTCCGTCAGTGGACGAAGGAGAATCACCTCGACCACCTCTACATTATCAATGGGGATCGTCATTGGCAATACATGTCCACCGATCCCAAGAGCGGATTGCGCGAGTTTAGCTGTGGCCCTTCTTCGGACATGCACGCTGTTCAGGGTCCTGGATATAATATCAAGTACCATTCATTTTACCGTCCCAAAGGTGGTTTCATCAGTGTTACCGTATCAGAAGGTGAACAAAAAGTTCTGGCAAGGCCCCAGCGGATCGTTTTTGAAGCGAGTGTCCCAACAATCAATATCCGTTTTCATGATGTCGACGGGAACATCCTTTATGAATACCGCGATACCGCACTACCAAACCGATAA
- a CDS encoding dihydrodipicolinate synthase family protein, whose protein sequence is MKKQKKYYGVIVPMVTPFTEQGKLDEAATIKILDLIVSNGAFPFILGTTGEAASIPFQTRVQLSKLVLKQVEQRTTIYAGISDNCLENSVTLAQELYKLGIRVFVAHLPSYYPLTPDMMLRYYETLAERCPGELMIYNIKSTTHMSLPLEVIERLSQHPKIVGLKDSERDVERLNSLAVKFSGRQDFCLLCGWTAQSTKMLLMGFDGIVPSTGNLIPKKFVDLYKAVQRGDITIANKLQAEIAPIVDLHQKDMLGSESIAALKVMMSELGLCLPWVLPPLIRLKPEKEQQIKNQMRTILSGKPLQKS, encoded by the coding sequence TTGAAAAAACAAAAAAAATATTACGGCGTGATCGTCCCAATGGTCACGCCCTTTACTGAACAAGGCAAGCTGGATGAAGCCGCGACCATCAAAATTCTCGATCTCATTGTAAGCAATGGAGCCTTTCCGTTCATATTAGGGACGACTGGCGAGGCAGCCTCTATCCCGTTTCAAACTCGTGTGCAACTGAGCAAACTGGTTTTGAAACAAGTTGAGCAACGCACCACAATTTATGCAGGAATTTCTGACAACTGTTTAGAAAACTCAGTGACCTTAGCACAAGAATTATATAAACTAGGAATTCGTGTTTTTGTGGCCCATTTGCCCTCATACTACCCGCTCACGCCCGATATGATGCTTCGCTATTACGAAACTCTGGCAGAGCGATGTCCAGGTGAATTGATGATCTACAATATCAAATCCACCACCCACATGTCTTTACCGTTGGAGGTGATTGAGCGTCTCAGCCAGCATCCTAAAATCGTTGGGCTGAAAGATTCGGAACGTGACGTGGAGCGGTTGAATAGTCTCGCGGTAAAATTTAGTGGCCGTCAGGATTTCTGTTTGCTGTGTGGATGGACAGCTCAATCAACCAAGATGCTGCTGATGGGGTTTGATGGCATTGTTCCCAGCACTGGCAATTTGATCCCGAAAAAGTTTGTTGATTTGTATAAGGCGGTGCAACGAGGGGATATAACCATTGCAAACAAATTGCAAGCGGAAATCGCACCCATCGTTGATCTTCATCAAAAGGATATGCTCGGCAGTGAATCCATAGCAGCGCTCAAGGTGATGATGAGTGAATTGGGATTGTGTCTGCCATGGGTTCTGCCGCCATTGATCCGATTAAAACCTGAAAAAGAACAACAAATCAAAAACCAGATGCGAACCATCCTTTCAGGTAAACCCTTGCAAAAGTCATGA